A region from the Desertibacillus haloalkaliphilus genome encodes:
- a CDS encoding TadE family protein, which yields MNSEKGQTTVELALSVTVILLLIFGMVDFGRIFHANLVINHAGREAARMMSVGGSDADIIQSARTASASLDATRLTVSVSPSRTERRRGVQATVVLSYSIQMTTPFLSAVVPNPLVITNRTVARME from the coding sequence ATGAATTCAGAAAAAGGACAAACAACAGTCGAGTTAGCATTGAGCGTAACGGTTATTTTGCTATTGATTTTTGGGATGGTTGATTTTGGGCGAATTTTTCATGCGAACCTTGTTATCAATCATGCAGGTCGAGAAGCGGCACGAATGATGAGTGTCGGCGGGAGCGATGCAGACATTATTCAGTCGGCACGAACGGCATCAGCGAGTCTTGATGCAACAAGGCTGACGGTCTCGGTCTCACCAAGTCGAACAGAACGTCGTAGAGGTGTGCAAGCAACGGTTGTGCTATCGTACTCGATTCAGATGACGACCCCGTTTTTATCTGCAGTTGTACCGAACCCATTAGTGATTACGAATCGAACGGTAGCGAGGATGGAATGA